The genomic DNA AAATCCAGCTGCTTCAGGCTTCCCATCGCCACGACGCCAGCAGCACTGGCAATGATGAAAATGGACCCGCCCGTGCCGGCGGCCAGCGCCGTCAACGCCCACAGCTCCGGATCGGTCATCGGCAGGACGGTAATGGCCATGGCGACGAGAGACGAGTTATCGAGAATACTCGACATCAGGCCGATGGCAATGTTCACATAGATCAGATGCAGATCCGAAGGCGACTGCCCGACGGCTATATCCGAAAGGAACGCCAGCACACCGATAGTGCCAAGCGCCGAGACACTGAGCAGGATACCTATGATGAACTTGATTGATGAGATATCGATGGCCTGCATCAGTTTCTCGATGTTTGCCGTCATGTGCGTCTGGTGATCGTGGCGGCTTTTTGTCTTAGCGCCTTCAATCATCAGCCACGTGAGACCCAGTCCAAACAGCAATCCGAAATACGGCGGCAGACCGATAGTATTCATGCCGAGCGGTAGCAGGAAGCTGAGCAACGCAGTTGAGATGATCAGCCGCTCGCTCAATGAAAGCTTCACGACGTCACCTTCCTCGCGCTTCATGAAACTGGCATTATCCAGCTGGCGATACAGCAGGCCAAGCGCCGTCAGGAAGATGGCGAAGGCCGGCAGGAATGCGTAGCGGATCACTTCCGTTGCCGTGAACTTGTCCGCCAGCCAGAGCAGTACTGTCGTCACGTCACCGATCGGCGACCAGGCACCGCCGGCATTGGCAGCGATGACGATGCCC from Candidatus Saccharibacteria bacterium includes the following:
- the nhaD gene encoding sodium:proton antiporter NhaD gives rise to the protein MDIFGFCAAGVFLAGYTLITLEQRLGTHKSAIALCMGTVLWIIAAVQLHSKNSEQLEAAVHNTGAELFGIVAFLLGAMALIEILVHYRLFDLIRSKLIKLKVGDKQQFILIMVLTFSFSAILDNIAITIVMLQIARRFFEGKNLLVAGAGIVIAANAGGAWSPIGDVTTVLLWLADKFTATEVIRYAFLPAFAIFLTALGLLYRQLDNASFMKREEGDVVKLSLSERLIISTALLSFLLPLGMNTIGLPPYFGLLFGLGLTWLMIEGAKTKSRHDHQTHMTANIEKLMQAIDISSIKFIIGILLSVSALGTIGVLAFLSDIAVGQSPSDLHLIYVNIAIGLMSSILDNSSLVAMAITVLPMTDPELWALTALAAGTGGSIFIIASAAGVVAMGSLKQLDFGTYFRIGTLPALAGFAVGMGVWAAQYYLL